In the Plantibacter sp. Leaf314 genome, GACCTCGTGGCAACGTCGGCGCTGGCTGACCTTCCTCGTCGCCTTCGTCGCCCTCCTGCTGCCGATGGCGCTGTGGGCTCTCGCCTCCCCCATCGGCTCGGTCCCGGACGAGCCCTCGCACGCCATCCGCGCCGCCGCGGTCGCCAGGGGCGAGGTCGTCGCCGTCCCGTGGTCGAAGAACCCGACCCTCACCGCTGCGACGGTGCCCGAGAACATCGCCAACGCCCACGACCTCCTGTGCTTCGCGTTCGACGCCGAGGTGACCGCGGACTGCCAGACCCCGCTCCGGGACACCGATCAGACCCTCGTGCAGACCGGGTCGTCCGCCGGCCTCAACAGTCCCGCCTTCTACGCCCTCGTGGGATGGCCGTCGCTGTTGCTCGACGGCGACGCCGCGTTCTACGGCATGCGGATGGTGAGCGCCCTGCTCTGTGCCGCCTCGCTCGCCGTCATGTTCATGCAGCTGACCCTGCTCCCCCGCTTCCGGTGGGCTGTCGTCGGGGCTGTCGTCGGCATCACGCCGATGGTCGTGTACCTCGCCGGATCGATCAATCCGAACGGTCTCGAGGTGGCGTCGGCCGGTGCCCTCTTCGCCACCCTGCTCGCCACCTTCCGGGGATCGCTGCGTGGGCGTCGACTGGTGGAGCAGGCGGGACTCGCCCTGGTCGCCGCGTCGGCACTCCTGACGACGCGGAGCATCTCCCTGCTCTGGCTGTTGGTGATCGCGGTCGTCGCCCTGCTCCTCGGCCGGCGCGAACAGGTGCTCCCGGTCCTCCGGTCTCCGACCGCCTGGGTGCTCATCGTGGCCATCGCCCTCGTCGGCGGCGTGACGGTCCTCTGGTACCTCACCCCGCCGACGCTCGCTGCTCCGTCACCGGCCAGCGCCGTGAGCCCCGTCAGTCTCGCGTTCGTGTTCTTCTTCACCGAACTGCAGACGTTCGACTTCATGTTCGGGATGATCGGCTTCTTCGGATGGGTCGACACGAGCTCACCGTCGCTCACCCTGGCCGCTTGGACGACCGGGATCGTCCTCATCCTCGCGGTCGCCTTGCTCTGGGGACGACGCAGCACGAAGTGGGCCCTGTGGGTCCTCCTCGCCGTGACCGTGCTCATCCCCGGACTGACCCAGCTGGGCGTCTACGCCCAGTACGGGTTCATCTGGCAGGGCCGGTACACCCTCGCGATGCTGCTCTGCCTGCTGATCGTGGCCGGCCTCGCCCTCGACGACGCCGGTCTCGGGGCGGACGGACGCGTCCGTCACTTCGTGACCGGCGGATACGCCTTCCTCTTCATCGGGCACCTGTTGGCCTTCGTGATGGTGCTCCGGCGCTACATCGTCGGCGCGAACGGCAGCCTCTCGGAGATGTTCTTCAACGACGGGTGGGAGCCACCGTTCGGGTGGAAGTCGCTCGCCCTCATCTACGCGATCGGTTCCGCACTCACCGTGCTGGTCCTGCGGCGGCTGTTCATCCGCTCCGCCGGGGCGGGCATCTCCCGCGACGACCTCCTCGTCACGCCCGCCGAACGGCAGGAGACGGCGGAGATCGAACGGCTCGAGGGTGCTGATCGCGCGCGACGCGGCATCGCCCGGCCGTCACGCGTCGACCCACCCCGCTGACCGTCCACGCTCGGCGGGTCGGCTCACTGCGGGATCGTGAGGACCAGGCAGTAGCAGAGGACGGCGACCACCAGGAAGGGGATCCGCATCGCGCGACGCTCCGTGAACAGCAGCCCGGCGCAGGCGAGTGCGAACGGCAGGAGCGACAGGCCGTAGCGGGGGACGAGCGCGATGTACTGGCCGGTCAGCACCGCTGACACCACGGCGAGGACCGGCGCGGAGACCGTCGCGACGAGGATGGTCGACACCGCGAGGTTGCTCTCCGTGGACAGCCCCCGCGACGAGCCCCAGAGGCCGATCAGACCGCCGGCGACCAGCAGCGTCAGCACCCCGACCGGGATGATCGCCCCACCCCCGGTGGAGGCCGGGTCGAGGGCGCCCTCGGCGAGGGCGGGGATGAAACGGAACAGTTCGTCGGCCAGCGCCGAGGGCGTGAAGCTCGCCGACGCGACGAGGGCCCCGGCGTCCCCGACGGCGATCGAGGATCGGACGACCATCCAGACGAACTGCGCGACGACCGCCGCGAGGACTCCGCCGACGGTGATGAGCACCAGTCGGTCCCTGAAGAAGCTGCTCACCGGTCGCGGGCGGCCGCGCACGGCGCTGAGGCGCTGCAGCATGAAGAACACGGCGACCGCGGCGAACGGCAACAGGAGCTGCAACTTCAGCAGCGCGGCGAGGACGGCGGCCCCGGCGAGCCACCAGACCGCGTTCCGGTGCTCCGCGGTGCGGAGCGCCAGCAGCAGGGCGACGGCACCCGCCGCCATCGCCGGTGCATCGGTGCTGATGAAGGTGTTGGACCAGAACGCCGCGGACGAGCCCACCATGAGGAGCGACAGCGAGGCGCTCAACATCATCGGGATCAGCAGGCGGCGGAGCGCGTAGAACAGCGCCACGGCCGCGAGGGCCAACCAGAACATCCCGGTGAGTCGTGCCGCGCTCACGAGGTCCACGCCCGCCATCACGAACGGCTGCGCGAGCACCCGGGTGATCGCGAAGTACGCCGGGGTGTAGATGTCAGCGCTCGTGATGCCGCGATTGGGGAACCCGTTCGGGTCGGCGATGCTCTGCGGATTGCAGTGCGTCTCGGGCCAACCGCCGACGTTCCGGACGTTGTGACAGGCGAGGTAGGCGCGGGCGAACTCGCTGACCCCCTCCCCGGTCCGCACGACCCCCTGCGACGACACCTTCGCGACGTAGTCGATGTACATGTACTCGTCGATCGGCGAGACCGCGATGTGCTTCGGGACGTGGACGCCGACGAGCACGGCGCTGGCGACCATGAGGAGGACGGCCACGGCGCGCTCCCAGAAGCGGGTGTCGCGGCGACGGAACAGCTGCGCGATGCCGCCCGATCTCCCCTTCGTGTCGGTCTGCACGGTCAGCCTCCCCCTCGATGTGCCAGGTCTTGGATCCCGCACCGGGCCCCTGGCAGGCGGATCCGGCGCGTCAGCAGCACGACGGCCTCGCCACCGCGATCATCTCGCGGCGGCGAGGCCGCTCACTCGCTCTCAGTAGGATACGGTCTTGCAGCCGAGTGAGGTGTTCGCCCCGACGTTGGACCATGCCGTGCCGATGGCGATCGCGCACACCTGGTAGGTGCCCTTCTGATCGAGCGTGATCTGTTCGGCGAAGCCGTGGTTGGCGCCGGCCCAGGGGTAGGCACGGGCGACGTCGTTCCGCGTCTCGTCGGCGACGAAGGGGAAGCCCTTGACCGTCGCGTCAGGCCGCGTCACGTAGAAGTGGACCTGGATCGGCGTGCCCGCGAGGTCGCGGTCCACCGCCCAGCCCGACACGGAGAGCGTCGCCTTGCCGTCGGTCGTCGGCGTCACCGTGGCCGAGTCGAACGCCCCGGTCGGCGGCGTCGTCCCGAAGGTCACCGTCTTGCAGGGGAACGGCGTGTTCAGTCCGACGCTCAAGGGCGAGACGGCGATCCCGTAGACGCAGACCGTGTAGGTACCCGTCGCCTTCACCGGGAACGACTCCTGGAACCCGTGCGCACCCGAGATGCCGAAGGCGCGGTTCACGTCGTCGCGAGCCTTGTCCGCCTTGCGCGAGTACCCCGTGGTCACCCCGCTCGGATCCGTGATGTAGACGTGCGCCCCGATGGATGCGGAGGGCGAGCCGGCGTCGTAGGTCCATCCGCTCACGGAGATGGCCGGAGCCGTCGGCGTCTGGTCGGCGACGATCGCGTCGACCTGACCGTTCGGGAACGCCTTCACGTAGTTCGCCGACTGGCACTCGAGCAGGCGGTTCGCGCCGATGTTCTTCCAGTACGTCGGAATGGCGTAGGAGCACACCTGGTAGACGCCGGGCGTCGTCACGGGGATCGACAACTCGAAGCCGTGGTTGGCGCCGGCACCCGGGAAGGTGGCTCCGATGTCCGCACGGGGCTTGTTCGCCACGAGAGACGTGCCGACGACCTTGCCGCCCGGCTGCGTCACGTACACGTGGACCTGCGAGGAGACCGACGAGGCGTCGGGATCGAGTGCCCAACCGCGGACCTTGATCGCGGTGGAGCTGCCGGACCCGGTCGTGACGAACTCGTCGACCTTGCCGAGCGGCGGGTTCTGCGAGACCACCGTCGTCTGGCACTGCAGGAGACGGTTGTTGCCCGACAGCCCGATGCCGTAGACACAGGCCTGATAGGTGCCGCCCTGGGTGACCTCGATGTTGGTCGAGAAGCCGTGGGCGTTGCCGGCACCCGGGTAGGCGCCCCCGACGTCCGGCCGCGACTGACTCGCGACCAACGGGGTGCCCTTGACGCTGCCGTCAGGGTAGGTCACGTACACATGCGCCTCGATCGAGCTGGACGACCGGTTCGAGTCGAGCGTCCATCCGCGGACCGACAGCGTGGCGGTCTTCGCTCCGACCGACGCCGTGAACTGGTCGACGGAACCGATGGGGTTCGGGACGTCGGTCGGCGATCCGAACCAGTCCGAGTACATCCGCCAGAAGTTGCGGTTGCCGTACGCGCCGCACCCGTCGCCGGTCCCGTACAGGTTCGCGAGCGCGGAGGCGTTGGGCTGGTAGGGCGTGTAGTTGTACAGCCCTGCGGTCGCCGCGTTCTGGATGTAGACCTGGCTGCTCCCACAGGCGGCGTTGGGGTTGAACCGCACCGTGTTCACCCGACCGGGAACGTGGTTCCACCGGGTCGGGTTGGCCTGGTAGTTCTTGAACTGGAGGGCGGCGGCGTAGACCTGGTTGAAGAAGCCGTAGTAGGTCGAGTCGCAGTCGGCGGTGTCGGGGCAGCCGTACCCGGTCGCGCTCCGGTACTGGCGCGCACTGGGCCAGTCGTCGGTGATGATCCCCTGCTCCTTCTCGAGGAGGACGATCATGGCCTTCTGGCTGAACCCGCACGCCTGACCGACCTTGGCGATGATCTGCGCGGCCGACTCGTTCGCGGCACCGGTGTACGCGGCGCACCGTCCGCTGACGGCGGCCCGCGTCGGCGTGGCCTGACGGTAGTCCT is a window encoding:
- a CDS encoding DUF2142 domain-containing protein, with the protein product MAPTFQAPTDLESTETSWQRRRWLTFLVAFVALLLPMALWALASPIGSVPDEPSHAIRAAAVARGEVVAVPWSKNPTLTAATVPENIANAHDLLCFAFDAEVTADCQTPLRDTDQTLVQTGSSAGLNSPAFYALVGWPSLLLDGDAAFYGMRMVSALLCAASLAVMFMQLTLLPRFRWAVVGAVVGITPMVVYLAGSINPNGLEVASAGALFATLLATFRGSLRGRRLVEQAGLALVAASALLTTRSISLLWLLVIAVVALLLGRREQVLPVLRSPTAWVLIVAIALVGGVTVLWYLTPPTLAAPSPASAVSPVSLAFVFFFTELQTFDFMFGMIGFFGWVDTSSPSLTLAAWTTGIVLILAVALLWGRRSTKWALWVLLAVTVLIPGLTQLGVYAQYGFIWQGRYTLAMLLCLLIVAGLALDDAGLGADGRVRHFVTGGYAFLFIGHLLAFVMVLRRYIVGANGSLSEMFFNDGWEPPFGWKSLALIYAIGSALTVLVLRRLFIRSAGAGISRDDLLVTPAERQETAEIERLEGADRARRGIARPSRVDPPR